A single Thermoanaerobacterium sp. RBIITD DNA region contains:
- a CDS encoding transposase zinc-binding domain-containing protein produces MLNAFSRAEVYTPRSPRKNQYYRCVEAHFEELEGTWEDRYQKEYGYWRPYLLDVIYKYLDCGDLHLSFARVKCDDCNHEYLLPFSCKRRHFCPSCHQKRVVEFGEFLYGEVLKRVPHRQWVFSIPKRLRLYFMYDRRLLAKLSQCA; encoded by the coding sequence ATGCTAAACGCTTTCTCCAGGGCTGAAGTGTATACACCCCGAAGCCCCCGCAAAAACCAATATTACCGGTGTGTGGAAGCACATTTTGAAGAACTGGAAGGTACATGGGAAGACAGGTACCAAAAGGAGTATGGGTATTGGCGGCCTTATTTGCTGGACGTCATATACAAATATCTGGACTGCGGTGACCTTCATCTGAGTTTTGCCCGGGTGAAATGCGATGACTGCAACCATGAATATCTACTTCCATTTTCCTGTAAACGCCGGCACTTTTGCCCTTCCTGCCATCAAAAACGTGTGGTTGAATTTGGTGAGTTCCTGTATGGAGAGGTGCTGAAACGGGTACCCCATCGCCAATGGGTCTTCAGTATTCCCAAAAGGCTTAGATTATATTTCATGTATGACCGCAGACTTCTGGCCAAGCTGAGCCAATGCGCCTGA
- a CDS encoding LuxR C-terminal-related transcriptional regulator: MIEIVSTDKDRDIFEISWGRCSKSGLNKSIIPNINPVQLENNFLADAFKNIVEKLDGTIALTDSVLIITDKNGIVLDIKSFDKSAEVNYLMKSGMVLDELNAGTNAISMVLNTGKLSFVRKKEHYIECFKDLSCIAAPIFDKDSNILGVIDITTCNDINDVHKVLLLFLKKTIESDYYELSAKEILNRLDAIDIGILKLLAYGYTDSQISKKIYVSISNVKYHKNKLRKIFKAKSIRDCIYKATKIGVI, translated from the coding sequence ATGATTGAAATCGTAAGCACTGATAAAGATAGAGATATATTTGAAATATCTTGGGGAAGGTGTTCAAAAAGCGGACTTAATAAATCAATAATACCTAATATTAATCCTGTTCAATTAGAAAATAATTTTTTGGCTGATGCATTTAAAAATATAGTAGAGAAATTAGATGGAACAATAGCATTAACTGACAGCGTACTCATTATAACAGATAAAAATGGTATTGTTTTAGATATAAAATCATTTGATAAATCTGCAGAGGTAAACTATTTAATGAAAAGTGGGATGGTTTTAGATGAATTGAATGCTGGAACAAACGCCATTTCAATGGTATTAAATACTGGTAAGTTATCATTTGTAAGAAAAAAAGAGCATTATATAGAATGTTTTAAAGATTTGTCCTGTATAGCTGCTCCTATATTTGATAAAGATTCAAATATTTTAGGAGTAATAGATATAACGACTTGTAATGATATAAATGATGTACATAAAGTTTTATTGCTTTTTTTAAAAAAGACTATAGAATCAGATTATTATGAATTAAGCGCGAAAGAAATATTAAATAGATTAGATGCAATTGACATAGGGATATTAAAATTATTGGCATATGGGTATACAGATAGCCAGATATCAAAAAAAATATACGTTTCAATAAGCAATGTAAAATATCATAAAAATAAATTAAGAAAAATTTTTAAGGCAAAATCTATAAGAGATTGCATATATAAAGCCACAAAAATTGGAGTCATATAA
- a CDS encoding transposase → MVTYNEELKSDIPIYLRLVEAPRYDGVTAIVALSEARALYPDFVFDKFIGDCAHDNHPTYHLLNKWNIKPIIPLNKKNKGKSQYQGTVKINENGIPVCMAGLPMVYNGFMKDRNRIKWRCPFATGKVDSCNCKDKCSSSDYGRTIYTKPSFDPRLFTAIPRGSDEWKEEMRKRTSSERVNKRLLNDYELELSKTRGKKRWSFWIMIHSINIHLDARLKKSKFNFISMLDGLLDRAA, encoded by the coding sequence TTGGTTACATATAACGAGGAGCTTAAATCTGATATTCCTATTTATCTTCGCTTAGTTGAGGCTCCTCGTTATGATGGTGTTACTGCTATTGTTGCTTTGTCTGAAGCAAGGGCTTTGTATCCTGATTTTGTTTTTGATAAATTTATTGGTGATTGTGCTCACGATAATCACCCCACTTACCATCTTCTTAATAAGTGGAATATTAAACCTATAATTCCTCTTAACAAGAAGAATAAAGGTAAAAGCCAGTACCAAGGTACTGTTAAAATCAATGAAAATGGTATTCCTGTCTGTATGGCAGGATTACCTATGGTTTACAATGGTTTTATGAAAGACCGCAATAGAATTAAATGGCGCTGTCCTTTTGCAACTGGTAAGGTTGATTCATGCAATTGTAAAGATAAGTGCTCCTCTTCTGATTATGGCAGAACTATTTATACGAAGCCTTCTTTTGACCCTCGCCTATTCACTGCCATTCCACGTGGTTCTGATGAATGGAAGGAGGAGATGAGAAAGCGAACTTCTTCTGAGCGTGTTAATAAAAGGCTTCTTAATGATTATGAGTTAGAGCTATCTAAAACCAGAGGCAAAAAGCGCTGGTCTTTCTGGATTATGATACACTCTATTAATATCCATCTTGATGCTAGATTGAAAAAATCTAAGTTTAATTTTATTTCTATGCTTGATGGATTATTAGATAGAGCAGCATAA
- a CDS encoding ABC transporter ATP-binding protein: MDKAIIITNLTKIIKGKYILKNINLSVEKGKICGIVGRNGSGKSMLFKIISGLVYPSEGRVEVFGDVIGKDVSFPKDFGAIIEHPGFLPQYSGYKNLKLLASIKNIINDDEIKNAMTIVGLDYNDKKPVKKYSLGMKQRLGIAQAIMEKPKLLILDEPMNGLDKQGVESVRELLKSLNAENNVTILMASHNSEDINLLCDEVYEIDNGILSKL; the protein is encoded by the coding sequence ATGGATAAAGCCATTATAATAACCAATTTAACAAAGATTATCAAAGGTAAGTATATTTTAAAAAACATAAACTTATCCGTAGAAAAAGGTAAAATATGTGGCATAGTAGGTCGTAATGGTTCTGGAAAGAGTATGCTTTTCAAAATAATTTCCGGATTAGTTTATCCTTCAGAGGGTAGAGTAGAAGTCTTTGGTGATGTTATAGGAAAAGATGTGAGTTTTCCTAAAGATTTTGGGGCAATTATTGAACATCCGGGTTTTTTGCCGCAGTACAGTGGATATAAAAATCTTAAATTATTAGCCTCTATAAAAAATATTATTAATGATGATGAGATTAAAAATGCAATGACAATAGTTGGATTGGATTATAATGATAAAAAACCGGTTAAAAAATATTCGTTAGGTATGAAACAAAGGCTAGGAATAGCGCAAGCTATAATGGAAAAACCTAAATTATTGATATTAGATGAGCCGATGAATGGATTAGATAAACAAGGAGTTGAATCAGTAAGGGAACTACTAAAATCATTAAATGCAGAGAATAATGTGACAATTCTCATGGCTAGTCATAATTCAGAAGATATAAACTTATTATGTGATGAAGTTTATGAAATAGATAATGGTATCTTGAGTAAGCTATAA
- a CDS encoding DUF1430 domain-containing protein produces MKKAIIGFLILACIISFSAVLYQTRAEELSKMAYVEKNIAREFVIPDAGALASPQLVYPIILKTAKQCNVNIFRTEVTFDKNDKAQIKKYVLLTDKTHFFDVFRLKSGRFLTADDTQNSNFYISTKDSRVTSQVGVLKEFGGNDLVEIKSLKSSYDEFPVADDYYVEVQNDDEFNKFINTLTDNFNEVLSKEIPKQRINSENLVKNTDQGGIKDLDRGAGGVFKNYNDVILIIVLILFIYYIFNESKRIGIVKMHGISNIRIWYLLIGKLLLTMLVLSEAISLLLIAFIKDTTAQFLYKTIMNQLKIYIIITIVSLFSYVYISRIKISDTIKNYKNTFGIFTINTVLKVVCSVLAIIIGLSAFNQIMYISKNQKEMKNWEKIKDYGVFYPIGGILEPGEDYGHWEEGFIERYSKLYPILNKMGSIYICAAQYQELPPEVQKERERIEKEKNIPKLIKTITVNPNYLKQFPVMDVNKKPVYVREDTTDWVVLIPYKYRYNADKIISNIQKNRKLTLQVMFEYIEKNHKNEKIPDGMIPENIQNHQNQNIEVIWTANNQKIFSFDPEVAPKAHNVIVDPIIQVMTEKNSTMYDKASASGGGLSDPMKVRLINRDALLTYKTLKPTIKELKLDDSLKQLVLPGEFYLKQIYSAEKSLNMSIMELIVILAAIIVLAVQNVIIFFSEYKYKFIVRRIFGTGFFRTYKECFLLFLATWIILLFIGYVICYFMNLNKILAFILGLFNIHIESNVPNIVVYLIIAFIPILVELLASAISLTVIENRNKVNIIKKGA; encoded by the coding sequence ATGAAAAAAGCAATAATAGGTTTTCTCATCTTAGCATGTATAATTTCATTTTCTGCAGTATTATACCAAACTAGAGCTGAAGAGCTTAGTAAAATGGCATATGTAGAAAAGAATATTGCAAGAGAATTTGTTATTCCCGATGCAGGTGCTTTGGCTAGCCCACAATTAGTTTATCCTATAATTTTAAAAACTGCAAAGCAATGCAATGTCAACATCTTTAGAACAGAGGTAACTTTTGATAAAAATGACAAAGCACAAATCAAAAAATACGTGCTTCTAACAGATAAAACTCATTTTTTTGATGTTTTCAGACTTAAAAGTGGCAGATTTTTAACTGCTGATGATACACAGAATAGTAACTTTTATATTTCAACAAAAGATAGTAGAGTTACAAGTCAAGTAGGAGTTTTAAAAGAATTTGGCGGTAACGATCTTGTTGAAATAAAGTCTCTTAAGTCCTCTTACGATGAATTCCCTGTGGCTGACGATTATTACGTAGAGGTGCAAAACGACGATGAGTTTAATAAATTTATAAATACTTTAACTGATAACTTTAATGAAGTTCTTTCTAAGGAAATTCCTAAGCAAAGAATCAATTCTGAAAATCTTGTTAAAAATACCGATCAAGGCGGTATAAAGGATTTAGACAGAGGGGCAGGTGGAGTTTTTAAAAATTACAATGATGTAATTTTAATTATTGTATTAATATTATTTATATACTATATATTTAACGAATCAAAAAGGATAGGAATAGTAAAAATGCATGGTATATCAAATATTAGAATATGGTATTTGCTGATTGGAAAACTGCTTTTAACCATGCTTGTTCTTTCCGAAGCCATATCGCTATTACTTATCGCATTTATAAAAGATACAACAGCTCAATTTTTGTATAAAACCATTATGAATCAGCTTAAGATATATATCATAATAACAATTGTTTCGCTTTTTTCTTACGTTTATATTTCAAGGATTAAAATAAGCGATACAATAAAAAATTATAAAAATACTTTTGGCATCTTTACAATAAATACAGTGCTTAAAGTTGTATGCTCTGTATTGGCGATCATAATAGGTCTATCTGCGTTTAATCAAATTATGTACATATCAAAAAATCAAAAAGAGATGAAAAACTGGGAAAAGATAAAGGATTATGGTGTGTTTTATCCGATTGGAGGCATACTAGAACCTGGTGAGGATTACGGTCATTGGGAAGAAGGATTTATAGAGAGATATAGTAAGCTTTATCCAATACTTAATAAGATGGGCTCAATATACATTTGTGCTGCACAGTATCAAGAGTTGCCACCGGAAGTACAGAAAGAAAGGGAACGAATAGAAAAAGAAAAAAACATACCTAAACTTATTAAGACAATAACAGTTAATCCTAATTACTTAAAGCAATTTCCAGTGATGGATGTAAATAAAAAGCCTGTTTATGTACGGGAGGATACGACTGATTGGGTAGTATTAATACCGTATAAATATCGGTACAATGCAGATAAGATAATAAGCAATATTCAAAAAAATAGAAAACTTACATTACAAGTGATGTTTGAATATATAGAGAAAAATCATAAGAATGAAAAGATTCCAGATGGAATGATTCCAGAAAATATACAGAATCATCAGAATCAAAATATCGAAGTGATTTGGACTGCTAATAATCAAAAGATATTTAGCTTTGATCCAGAGGTAGCTCCTAAGGCACACAATGTTATAGTTGATCCGATTATACAAGTCATGACAGAAAAGAATAGCACTATGTATGATAAGGCTAGTGCTTCTGGTGGAGGTTTAAGTGACCCGATGAAAGTAAGGCTTATCAATAGAGATGCTTTGCTTACATATAAAACATTGAAACCCACAATAAAAGAATTAAAATTGGACGACAGTCTAAAACAACTAGTATTGCCAGGTGAATTTTATTTAAAACAAATATATAGTGCAGAAAAAAGTTTAAATATGAGTATTATGGAACTGATAGTAATATTAGCTGCTATAATAGTACTTGCAGTACAAAATGTGATAATTTTTTTCAGCGAATATAAATATAAGTTTATTGTGCGAAGAATATTTGGTACAGGCTTTTTCAGAACGTATAAAGAATGCTTTTTATTGTTTTTAGCAACATGGATAATACTGTTATTTATTGGCTATGTAATTTGCTATTTTATGAACTTGAACAAAATTTTAGCTTTTATATTGGGATTGTTCAATATACACATAGAGAGTAACGTGCCTAATATTGTAGTATACCTAATTATAGCATTTATACCTATTTTGGTAGAGCTTTTAGCATCTGCTATTTCACTTACGGTAATAGAGAATAGAAACAAGGTGAACATAATAAAGAAAGGGGCTTAA
- a CDS encoding sigma-70 family RNA polymerase sigma factor yields the protein MLILFDTITDECQRKKVEDIYVNYSRDMFKMAYNILNDYQLAQDAVQSAFINIINYIEKISDYDCNKIRALVVIIVRNISINMYNKIKRQKNLFIEDADEFFHDDSEPFDEKIINSDIFRRVSEKVKELKTEYADIISLKYYYGYSNKDIANLLNITEDNVRVRLYRARQSLKNALYEYKGDVEI from the coding sequence TTGCTCATCTTATTTGACACAATTACAGATGAATGCCAAAGAAAAAAAGTCGAAGATATATATGTAAATTACAGTAGGGATATGTTTAAAATGGCATACAACATTTTAAACGACTATCAATTGGCACAAGATGCTGTCCAATCCGCTTTCATAAATATTATCAATTACATTGAAAAAATTTCTGATTATGACTGTAACAAAATAAGGGCATTAGTTGTTATTATAGTTAGAAACATCTCAATAAATATGTACAATAAAATAAAGAGGCAAAAAAATTTATTTATTGAAGATGCGGATGAATTTTTCCATGATGACTCAGAGCCGTTTGACGAGAAGATAATAAACAGTGACATTTTTAGAAGAGTATCTGAAAAAGTAAAGGAGCTAAAGACAGAGTACGCAGACATTATTTCTTTAAAATACTATTACGGATACTCAAATAAAGACATCGCAAATCTTTTAAACATCACGGAAGACAATGTAAGAGTAAGACTGTATCGTGCGCGGCAAAGCCTTAAGAATGCTTTATACGAGTATAAAGGAGATGTTGAAATATGA
- a CDS encoding ABC transporter ATP-binding protein translates to MKNVCELIDITKAYGDHVVLNHMNLNVQEKEMVAITGRSGSGKTTILNIIGLLERPTSGTIKLFDEVNPQIGSGKAIRILRTKVSYLFQNYALIDNETIDYNLEIPLIYSKKTKKEKEKLKIDALKKVGLDIPLKKKIYELSGGEQQRVAIARILLKPCELILADEPTGSLDADNRDEIMKILKNLNEEGKTIIIVTHDKHVTNVCSRTVNL, encoded by the coding sequence ATGAAAAATGTATGTGAACTTATAGATATAACTAAAGCTTATGGTGACCATGTAGTTTTAAACCATATGAATTTGAATGTTCAAGAGAAAGAGATGGTAGCAATAACAGGGAGAAGTGGTTCTGGAAAGACAACAATTCTAAATATAATAGGATTGCTAGAGAGACCAACAAGCGGTACTATCAAATTATTTGATGAGGTAAATCCACAAATCGGTTCAGGTAAAGCGATAAGAATATTAAGGACAAAAGTATCGTATTTGTTTCAAAACTATGCGCTTATTGATAATGAAACTATAGATTATAATCTTGAAATCCCACTCATATATTCCAAAAAAACAAAAAAAGAAAAAGAAAAGTTGAAGATAGATGCATTAAAAAAAGTCGGTTTAGATATACCATTAAAGAAAAAAATATATGAACTTTCCGGTGGAGAACAGCAAAGGGTGGCAATAGCAAGAATTTTATTAAAGCCGTGTGAACTAATATTAGCAGATGAGCCAACAGGGTCATTAGATGCCGATAATAGGGATGAAATAATGAAAATATTAAAGAATTTAAATGAAGAAGGAAAAACAATAATTATAGTTACACATGACAAGCATGTTACTAATGTATGTAGTAGAACTGTGAATTTGTAA
- a CDS encoding membrane-spanning protein has protein sequence MNNFLKQDLNRVFRSYSFWLGFFLTIGSCIFGIYPNIKYANDSGALRLFFYAHSVGSTSIYSLIAPLIAAIPYSYSYCIDKQSGFLNYIYIRETKHKYAISRIISNALAGGIVLALPLLIILISVCIFFPIKSAYLGSVVGAFANIFFKSQIMYIFILIVLSFIFGMIYATIGLAISAFTNNKYLAIVFPFFVYLIPAIIFPIFGLDAIEPSTTLIPHANVNTTESMIFIQLGLLLIISTVSFYKGVVRKGY, from the coding sequence ATGAATAATTTTTTGAAACAAGATTTAAATAGGGTATTTCGTTCATATTCGTTCTGGTTAGGTTTTTTTTTAACAATTGGGTCTTGTATTTTTGGAATATATCCTAATATAAAATATGCAAATGATTCGGGTGCATTACGTCTATTTTTTTATGCACATAGCGTAGGATCAACAAGTATTTATTCATTAATAGCGCCTTTAATCGCGGCTATTCCTTATTCGTATTCATATTGCATTGATAAACAAAGCGGATTTTTAAATTATATATATATTAGGGAAACAAAACATAAATATGCAATTTCAAGAATAATATCAAATGCTTTAGCGGGAGGAATAGTATTGGCATTACCGTTGCTTATTATACTTATTTCTGTGTGCATATTTTTCCCAATTAAGTCAGCATATTTAGGTAGTGTAGTTGGAGCCTTTGCAAATATATTTTTTAAGTCGCAAATTATGTACATTTTTATACTTATTGTGTTGTCTTTTATTTTCGGAATGATATATGCAACAATTGGGCTGGCTATATCAGCATTTACCAATAATAAATATCTGGCTATCGTTTTTCCGTTTTTTGTTTATTTAATACCTGCTATTATATTTCCGATTTTCGGCTTAGATGCTATTGAGCCGTCTACAACATTAATACCACATGCTAATGTCAATACTACTGAAAGTATGATATTTATACAACTTGGATTGTTGTTAATCATAAGCACTGTAAGTTTTTATAAAGGTGTAGTTAGAAAAGGTTATTGA
- a CDS encoding ABC transporter substrate-binding protein, translating into MSASLRSDSGRFQASFCFLLVVVVLLAGCAAPTSSPEAKEKVLQIATGKDDYSCGWGGKACLCSEGLVMFDSNMKIKPLLAESWKIEDGKIYTFQLRKGIKFHDCTPFNAQAVKYAFETYLKKSATRDGIEA; encoded by the coding sequence TTGTCAGCGTCGCTTCGTTCCGACAGTGGACGTTTTCAAGCATCTTTTTGCTTTTTACTTGTTGTGGTAGTATTGCTGGCTGGATGTGCCGCACCAACCAGTTCCCCAGAAGCAAAAGAGAAAGTATTGCAAATTGCTACCGGCAAGGATGACTACAGCTGTGGTTGGGGTGGGAAGGCCTGTTTGTGCAGTGAAGGTCTGGTAATGTTTGATTCTAACATGAAGATCAAACCTTTACTTGCTGAATCCTGGAAAATTGAAGACGGAAAAATATATACTTTTCAACTCAGAAAAGGAATTAAGTTTCATGATTGCACACCTTTTAATGCCCAGGCAGTGAAGTATGCGTTCGAAACTTACCTTAAGAAATCGGCAACAAGGGACGGAATTGAAGCTTAA
- a CDS encoding transposase gives MQTFGDFLNFNPHLHIIATDGCFDKDGGFMVGAVPDASALEGLFRLQVFKMLKKEEKITDFIIENMMGWHHSGFNVYSGEAIWPSDQEGIERLAQYIVRAPISQERLLYIPASESNDCVARVIYKGKNSGVRKTFVALDWLARLVTHIPNRGEQLVRYYGYYSNKSGGMRKKNRD, from the coding sequence GTGCAGACCTTTGGAGATTTTCTGAATTTCAACCCACACCTTCACATCATTGCAACGGATGGCTGTTTTGATAAAGACGGCGGGTTTATGGTTGGGGCCGTACCGGACGCTTCAGCCCTGGAAGGGTTGTTTCGCCTGCAGGTCTTCAAAATGCTAAAAAAAGAAGAGAAAATAACTGATTTTATCATAGAAAATATGATGGGTTGGCATCACAGCGGGTTTAACGTATATTCTGGAGAAGCCATCTGGCCTTCCGACCAGGAGGGAATTGAAAGGTTAGCCCAATACATTGTCCGGGCTCCCATTTCACAGGAAAGGTTGCTCTATATACCGGCATCCGAATCGAATGACTGTGTCGCGCGAGTAATCTATAAAGGCAAAAACAGCGGAGTCCGTAAAACTTTTGTGGCGTTGGATTGGTTGGCCCGGCTTGTTACCCATATTCCCAACAGAGGTGAACAACTTGTCCGGTATTACGGGTACTATTCAAACAAGTCAGGGGGAATGCGCAAAAAAAACAGAGACTGA
- a CDS encoding transposase — translation MVTYNEELKSDIPIYLRLVEAPRYDGVTAIVALSEARALYPDFVFDKFIGDCAHDNHPTYHLLNKWNIKPIIPLNKKNKGKSQYQGTVKINENGIPVCMAGLPMVYNGFMKDRNRIKWRCPFATGKVDSCNCKDKCSSSDYGRTIYTKPSFDPRLFTAIPRGSDEWKEEMRKRTSSERVNKRLLNDYELELSKTRGKKRWSFWIMIHSINIHLDARLKKSKFNFISSFLIFIAKSLLFFVFNF, via the coding sequence TTGGTTACATATAACGAGGAGCTTAAATCTGATATTCCTATTTATCTTCGCTTAGTTGAGGCTCCTCGTTATGATGGTGTTACTGCTATTGTTGCTTTGTCTGAAGCAAGGGCTTTGTATCCTGATTTTGTTTTTGATAAATTTATTGGTGATTGTGCTCACGATAATCACCCCACTTACCATCTTCTTAATAAGTGGAATATTAAACCTATAATTCCTCTTAACAAGAAGAATAAAGGTAAAAGCCAGTACCAAGGTACTGTTAAAATCAATGAAAATGGTATTCCTGTCTGTATGGCAGGATTACCTATGGTTTACAATGGTTTTATGAAAGACCGCAATAGAATTAAATGGCGCTGTCCTTTTGCAACTGGTAAGGTTGATTCATGCAATTGTAAAGATAAGTGCTCCTCTTCTGATTATGGCAGAACTATTTATACGAAGCCTTCTTTTGACCCTCGCCTATTCACTGCCATTCCACGTGGTTCTGATGAATGGAAGGAGGAGATGAGAAAGCGAACTTCTTCTGAGCGTGTTAATAAAAGGCTTCTTAATGATTATGAGTTAGAGCTATCTAAAACCAGAGGCAAAAAGCGCTGGTCTTTCTGGATTATGATACACTCTATTAATATCCATCTTGATGCTAGATTGAAAAAATCTAAGTTTAATTTTATTTCCTCTTTTCTTATTTTTATCGCAAAGTCATTGTTATTTTTTGTATTTAATTTCTAA
- a CDS encoding ATP-binding cassette domain-containing protein, which translates to MGYLEVTNLSKNIGQNEILKNINLNLEKGTIYGFFGRNGSGKTMLFRALCGLIKPTSGTITINNKVLHRDISFPESIGVIIESPGFWDHYTGFENLKVLSSIKNIIGDEDIRKSIKRVGLDPDDRRIYKKYSLGMKQRLAIAQAIMERPDIIILDEPTNSLDENGVQLVREILIGEKKRGALILIASHNKDDIDILSDVKYKVDDGLVIQS; encoded by the coding sequence ATGGGATATTTAGAAGTAACAAACCTTAGCAAAAATATAGGACAAAATGAGATATTAAAAAATATTAATCTAAATCTTGAAAAGGGTACGATATACGGCTTTTTTGGCAGAAATGGGTCTGGAAAGACAATGCTTTTTAGAGCGTTATGCGGCTTGATTAAGCCGACGTCTGGTACGATTACAATAAATAATAAAGTTCTGCATAGGGACATATCTTTTCCAGAGAGTATAGGCGTAATAATTGAATCACCGGGGTTTTGGGATCATTATACAGGTTTCGAGAATTTAAAAGTTTTATCATCAATAAAAAACATAATAGGTGATGAAGATATCAGAAAATCTATAAAAAGAGTTGGTCTAGATCCAGATGACAGAAGAATATATAAAAAATATTCTTTAGGGATGAAACAACGCCTTGCAATTGCTCAAGCTATTATGGAACGACCTGATATCATAATTCTAGATGAACCTACAAATTCACTTGATGAAAATGGCGTCCAGCTTGTAAGGGAAATATTGATAGGAGAGAAGAAGAGGGGTGCGCTTATACTTATTGCAAGCCACAACAAAGACGACATAGATATATTATCAGATGTTAAATACAAAGTTGATGATGGTTTGGTAATACAATCATAA